The following coding sequences are from one Elusimicrobiota bacterium window:
- a CDS encoding transposase — protein MPRIARVVAAGYPHHITQRGNYRQRIFSSDIDRKKYLSHLKNESKSYGLVILAYCLMPNHVHFIVIPEKEDSMGNVFKYAHMKYSQYYNKKMCTQGHLFQGRFFSSVMDERHTLACARYIERNPVRAKMAKNPNMWNWSSAKTHSGIDKHDELGVNRLFDYIEEKQKNWGKFIELSDDSNEIKQIREQTRKGRPLGSNNFIFELEGKLKRFLKLKPKGRPKKRIEK, from the coding sequence ATGCCAAGAATCGCAAGAGTTGTAGCCGCAGGATACCCCCATCATATTACCCAAAGAGGAAACTACAGACAAAGGATATTTTCTAGTGATATTGACCGAAAAAAATATCTGTCTCATTTAAAAAACGAAAGTAAGAGTTATGGTTTGGTTATATTGGCATATTGCCTTATGCCAAATCACGTTCACTTTATCGTAATTCCTGAAAAAGAAGATTCAATGGGCAATGTCTTTAAATATGCTCATATGAAGTATTCCCAGTATTATAACAAGAAAATGTGTACACAAGGACATTTGTTTCAAGGGCGATTTTTCTCATCTGTAATGGATGAACGACACACCCTGGCATGCGCCCGCTATATCGAAAGGAATCCGGTGCGCGCAAAGATGGCTAAAAATCCGAATATGTGGAACTGGTCCAGCGCAAAAACGCACTCAGGAATAGATAAACACGATGAATTAGGGGTAAACAGACTCTTTGATTATATTGAAGAAAAACAAAAAAATTGGGGAAAATTTATAGAGCTGTCTGATGATTCTAATGAAATAAAACAAATAAGGGAGCAAACAAGAAAGGGAAGGCCTCTAGGCAGTAATAATTTTATATTTGAACTTGAGGGGAAACTTAAGAGATTTCT